The following proteins are encoded in a genomic region of Streptomyces sp. NBC_01723:
- a CDS encoding FAD-dependent oxidoreductase, which yields MPRPLRVAIVGSGPAGIYAADALLKSEVAADPGVSIDIFERMPAPFGLIRYGVAPDHPRIKGIITALHQVLDKPQIRLFGNVNYPTDVSLDDLRAFYDGVIFATGATADRDLKVPGFELDGSYGAADFVAWYDGHPDYPRTWPLEAEKVAVLGVGNVALDIARVLAKTADELLPTEIPPNVYEGLKANKALEVHVFGRRGPAQAKFSPMELRELDHSPTIEVIVDPEDIDYDDGSIATRRGNKQADMVAKTLENWAIRDVGDRPHKLFLHFFESPSEILGEDGKVVGLRTERTALDGTGNVKGTGEFKDWDVQAVYRAVGYLSDQLPKLPWDIDSGTVPDQGGRVVQESGEHLQSTYVTGWIRRGPVGLIGHTKGDANETVSNLLDDYKNGRLQTPDSPAPEAVDAFLAERNVRFTTWDGWYRLDAAEKAQGVPFGRERIKLVEREDMLRESGA from the coding sequence ATGCCCCGCCCTCTGCGGGTAGCCATCGTCGGATCCGGCCCCGCCGGGATCTACGCGGCCGACGCCCTGCTCAAGTCCGAGGTGGCCGCCGACCCCGGCGTTTCCATCGACATCTTCGAGCGCATGCCCGCCCCGTTCGGACTCATCCGTTACGGCGTCGCGCCCGACCACCCGCGGATCAAGGGCATCATCACCGCCCTGCACCAGGTGCTCGACAAGCCGCAGATCCGTCTCTTCGGCAACGTGAACTACCCGACCGACGTCAGCCTGGACGATCTGCGGGCCTTCTACGACGGTGTGATCTTCGCCACGGGCGCCACGGCCGACCGCGACCTCAAGGTCCCCGGCTTCGAGCTCGACGGCTCCTACGGCGCCGCCGACTTCGTCGCCTGGTACGACGGCCACCCCGACTACCCGCGCACCTGGCCGCTGGAGGCCGAGAAGGTCGCCGTCCTCGGCGTCGGCAACGTGGCCCTGGACATCGCGCGCGTCCTGGCGAAGACCGCGGACGAGCTGCTGCCCACCGAGATCCCGCCGAACGTGTACGAGGGCCTCAAGGCCAACAAGGCGCTGGAGGTCCACGTCTTCGGCCGCCGCGGCCCGGCGCAGGCGAAGTTCAGCCCGATGGAGCTGCGGGAGCTGGACCACTCCCCCACCATCGAGGTCATCGTCGACCCCGAGGACATCGACTACGACGACGGCTCGATCGCGACCCGGCGCGGCAACAAGCAGGCCGACATGGTCGCCAAGACCCTGGAGAACTGGGCGATCCGCGACGTCGGCGACCGGCCGCACAAGCTGTTCCTGCACTTCTTCGAGTCGCCCTCCGAGATCCTCGGCGAGGACGGCAAGGTGGTCGGCCTGCGCACCGAGCGCACCGCGCTGGACGGCACCGGCAACGTCAAGGGCACCGGCGAGTTCAAGGACTGGGACGTCCAGGCCGTCTACCGGGCGGTCGGCTACCTGTCCGACCAGCTGCCCAAGCTGCCCTGGGACATCGACTCGGGCACGGTCCCGGATCAGGGCGGCCGGGTCGTCCAGGAGTCCGGCGAGCACCTGCAGTCGACGTACGTCACCGGCTGGATCCGGCGCGGCCCGGTCGGCCTCATCGGCCACACCAAGGGCGACGCCAACGAGACGGTGTCCAACCTGCTGGACGACTACAAGAACGGCCGTCTCCAGACGCCCGACTCGCCCGCTCCGGAGGCCGTGGACGCCTTCCTGGCCGAGCGGAACGTCCGCTTCACCACCTGGGACGGCTGGTACCGCCTCGACGCCGCGGAGAAGGCGCAGGGCGTGCCGTTCGGGCGGGAGCGCATCAAGCTCGTCGAGCGCGAGGACATGCTCCGCGAGAGCGGCGCCTGA
- a CDS encoding MFS transporter, which produces MQRPDDSSDPNRWRALWVTLVAGFMTLLDVTIVAVALPSMQQGLHASAASVQWVVSGYALAFALTLVTAGRIGDAFGRRRVFLTALAAFVLFSAAAGAAPGIGLLVLARIFQGVAAGSLAPQNSALIQQLFQGAERGRAFGLFGATVGVSSAVGPVVGGAILALAGPEGWRWIFYVNVPVGVVALVLGFRLLPRVAPGGPGRLDPVGVALLGTGILALMLPLVLAESGGLTRVWWLFPAGAAVLVAFAWWERRIARRGGQPLLEPGLLTETRGYATGAGLAALYFVGFSGVWLVFALFFQNGLGYSPLMSGLAVTPFAVGSAAAAAVAGRLVERLGRLLTVWGLVAVMTGLGTTALLLWLAPPDRAVWFAVPALLLGGLGSGCVISPNITMTLRDVPVRMAGAAGGALQTGQRLGGAVGTAALPGLFYLTLNATHEDYQEAVALSVGCGVAAMLCALTVAVRDWRRDRPGDERGCPPETSHSHTHAGQG; this is translated from the coding sequence GTGCAGCGTCCGGACGACAGCTCGGATCCGAACCGGTGGCGAGCCCTCTGGGTCACGCTGGTCGCCGGTTTCATGACCCTCCTGGACGTGACGATCGTCGCCGTCGCCCTGCCCTCCATGCAACAGGGACTGCACGCGTCGGCGGCGTCCGTGCAGTGGGTCGTCTCCGGCTACGCGCTCGCCTTCGCCCTGACCCTGGTGACCGCCGGCCGGATCGGCGACGCGTTCGGCAGGCGCCGCGTCTTCCTGACCGCCCTCGCCGCCTTCGTGCTCTTCAGCGCCGCCGCCGGAGCCGCGCCGGGCATCGGGCTGCTGGTGCTCGCCCGGATCTTCCAGGGTGTCGCCGCGGGCAGCCTCGCACCGCAGAACTCGGCGCTGATCCAGCAACTCTTCCAGGGCGCGGAACGCGGACGCGCCTTCGGGCTCTTCGGCGCCACCGTCGGCGTCTCCAGCGCCGTGGGACCCGTCGTCGGCGGGGCGATCCTGGCCCTCGCCGGCCCTGAGGGCTGGCGGTGGATCTTCTACGTGAACGTGCCGGTCGGCGTGGTCGCGCTGGTGCTGGGCTTCCGCCTGCTGCCCCGGGTGGCTCCGGGCGGCCCCGGACGGCTGGACCCGGTGGGCGTGGCGCTCCTCGGTACCGGGATCCTCGCCCTGATGCTGCCGCTGGTCCTCGCCGAGTCCGGCGGCCTGACCCGGGTGTGGTGGCTGTTCCCGGCGGGGGCCGCCGTCCTGGTGGCCTTCGCGTGGTGGGAGCGGCGGATCGCCCGTCGCGGCGGGCAGCCGCTGCTGGAACCCGGCCTGCTCACCGAGACCCGCGGCTACGCCACCGGCGCGGGCCTGGCCGCGCTGTACTTCGTCGGGTTCAGCGGGGTGTGGCTGGTCTTCGCGCTCTTCTTCCAGAACGGCCTGGGCTACTCGCCCCTGATGTCCGGCCTGGCGGTCACCCCGTTCGCCGTCGGATCGGCCGCCGCCGCGGCCGTGGCGGGCCGGCTGGTCGAGCGGCTGGGAAGGCTGCTGACGGTCTGGGGACTCGTCGCCGTGATGACGGGCCTGGGCACCACCGCCCTGCTGCTCTGGCTCGCGCCGCCGGACCGAGCCGTCTGGTTCGCGGTGCCGGCCCTGTTGCTCGGCGGTCTCGGGAGCGGCTGTGTGATCTCCCCGAACATCACGATGACCCTGCGCGATGTCCCCGTGCGGATGGCCGGTGCCGCGGGAGGCGCCCTCCAGACGGGGCAGCGGCTCGGCGGAGCCGTGGGCACCGCCGCGCTTCCCGGCCTGTTCTACCTGACGCTGAACGCCACCCACGAGGACTACCAGGAGGCGGTGGCCCTGTCCGTGGGGTGCGGCGTCGCCGCGATGCTGTGCGCGCTGACCGTCGCGGTCCGCGACTGGCGCCGGGACCGCCCGGGCGACGAGCGGGGCTGCCCGCCGGAGACGTCCCACAGCCACACCCACGCCGGTCAGGGCTGA